TTCCAAAGATATGCTCACCCAGTCCAAACTAGATTTCCTCTGACAGTGTGATACCAGCATCTCTGGAATACAAGCAGAGATTTATTCCCCAAGAGAACCCTTTGGATGACTTGGACATACAAGATAAGAACTCAAGGCTTCCTTACTTTGAAGTATCTCGAGGTCTTAAGTCACCACTTCAAAACAAGCATACTCGCTTGCATACGCCTTTGACTTTCACCAGATTAGTTGTCCTAGACCTGTGCATACTCATTTTATGGAACTGGTCCCATATCATTTGAAAAGCTGTTGAATACTTGCTCAAGGACTGTGCTGCATGGTCCTTGAGAAGGGTTGTGATGTTAAATCTGATTTCTGTATTGCAAATGCACCCACCAAGGCCAATTACAAGCTACCATTGCTTTAAAAactggctccagcacaccactgaatTTATGTAGGCTCTTTCTGGGTTCAGAGATGACTGGCTGCTTGATGCTGAAAACCACAATCCCCCCCTCTTTCAAATGACAATCCTCATCTATATGTAGatacaaaccaaaacaaagacgGAAAGTGCAAAGAAGTTTATTAACTATGAACTGGTAAAGATACCAAGAGTTACAATGTCTGTGCACATTGTTTACAGCAGCATAccttcccacaaaaaaaaaaaaaaaagtgagatgcAAGAATAATGGTCCAACACCGGATTCAAAGGACGGAGCATCTCCTCTGGCAGCAAAGTTTTGAGTTGTGCAATTAAATGGTAGTCTTGGTCCACTCCCTATGGGTCTTCGTGCAGTTCACCTTTGGAACCATCTCTAAGTGACATAGTAGAATATTCagattcagaatttttttttaaatagggacATGCAACCTCCTTTCTTGAAGCACCAATGCCCGATTTAGGAGGTGCAGAGAACTAAAAGTTTCCCCCAAGTACCCTGAGGTAACAGGTCACATGGAAAACACAAAGCACTTTATAAGGTCACATTTTGTAACATAATTAAGAGTTTAATGCACAGAACTCATAAGGCAATGTGACCACAACTAAAGAGTTCAGCAGCCAAAGAAAAACTCTGAAAGGCTTTTAATCCCTTATGAAGCTTTCAGAATTAAATTCCCTTTCTAGACAAGGCTGGTCTCCATATGGTGTGACAAGAACccaggaagcagcagcagcagagagaaagagatagagatagagatagagatagagacagagacagagacagagatagagaaagagatagaaagagagagagaatatcaccaaggaagatattaaaagaaaggttaaaaagaaaaattattttctttccatctttaaATAAGGCAGGTGTTCAAAACTGCTGTGTGTtcctttgagggaaaaaaaaaaaagctttaaccCAGACCTCAATATAAGGGGTGAAGAAGGAAACTGATAGCAACCTTATGACTCTGATATGACCAAAATTCATGGAGAGGAATAAATTATCAACTTACTCCCATCCCATGAAGGACTCTATTGTTCAGTCATTTACAAAGGAAGGGACTGGTCCAAATCATGATTAAAGCTATAAAACATCAGCACCATTTACCTAAAATGACAAACATACCACACTGGATTAATCCTTACAACATGAAAACCTAGCCAAAGCAGGTTCCTCATTTAATGGGATGTGGCTTTAACTGGGTTCCTGGAACATCAACTCTTTTTCAGAGAAATGAGGACCCACAAAAAGCCACTCTCACAATTAGATCTCTATCTTCAAATCTTCTAAAGCCCAAATTATTTGTTCTCATTGCTCAAACTGTCTTCCTATCTCTCTTGAGGTGTCAGAAATGGTTttcagccccaggcaaccacacACTGAACAAGTGGCCCAAAGATTTCTGATCTATACGTCCCTCACTAAAAATCTTTTGAAGAGATTTTCTTGCCTCTTACCTGAAAAGTCAAGAAGGAACCCATAAAGCATTCAACtgtaagaaagtaaaataaaaaggcacCTAGCAAGACGAAAGGAATTCCTCTACCTTATTACTCGTTTCCTCAGTTGTAAATTGATGACACTtcatttaatactttaaaaacacAGTCAAAGCAAAGCATTGACTCCTGATCCTCCCAACTCTAAGGAAGTCGGGGTTATAAAATCCAAATCACGCAAATACAAATGATGGTAAGGTCCTCAAACCTAGGAGTATATGCTGTACGCTAACTAACATGGAAATGTTCATGgagcaaaaaaataaagattaactATCCCAAACAAACATTTTTGTCTGGCAACACATCAGGAAGCTACAAGCTccatttcatttctaaaaattatttgggCATCAGCAACGTGGCACACATTTAGAATTCTCCCTCAAACAGttggaagaaaacatttaataCATTCAAgatcaaagatgaaacaaagagTATCTTTCATTCGGGAAAAGAATTCCTTCATTCAATTAGAGTATAACTTATTAAAAGCAGGGTTATGAGGTCTCTTCTGAGAGTTTTTGAATAGTTTATAAATACAAGAAGAacatttcttcaataaataaatggttCCTCAAGTCTTTACTGATGACCTCCAGAATCCTCCATCACTGCTGGTCCAGGCCAGCTCCACTTATCCGAGAGGCTTTAGCTGCCAATGGAATGGATGTTTTCTGATATTAGATGGGTGACTCTCCTTATATCTTGCAGACTTGCATCAATATGTCTCTTCATAGTCTGAATCCTGGAGGGGAAAGAACAGTAGGTGGGGTATGTATATGAAGTATAACGCCATGGTTAGAATTTAGGCAAAGGCCGCACATTAGGATCCCCCTAACAGAACTTGGCTTGGGCAACATGAATAGTGAAGCAGCAGAGTGCCACGGGCTCAAGGTACTGAAAACATGATAGGACCACAATATAATTGTCCACTATAGACAACAGAAGTGTCTATTGGGTTCATTTCTGCTTCAGACCTATAATGGTTTCCTTCTCCTTGgtgagtattttttaaaacctcaacaAACACAAAAGGATGTTTGTCTGCAGCAGAATGTAGATTCATACTCAGCACAGGGCTGTGGACAGGAGTTTGGGTGAGGGATCAGTTTAACTTTGAGTTCCACTCCCAGCTCCACCTCCTgctggctgggtgaccttgggcaaatttattcttattctctaattctcagtttcctcatccataaaatggggataatagaaataaaaagacctCATAGAACTGTTAGGAGAATTGAATGAGACAATGTATGTAAattacttagcacagtgcctggactTTGTAAGCTCTCATTAAAGGTTAGCTACTATCACCATTATCATTATTGTTGTGATTCTAACTCATAGTCTAACCTTAGTTAGTGCTACCTGGCATGCCACATCTCTCTAGTCCATTCATTCTCCTATTCTCCTAGATGACTatatctttccctctttcctcaaACCTCCAATACATCCTCCCAACATTCTCGGCTGCTGAGTAGGCTTTCTCTCATCATTGGGAATACAGAAGCAGTCAGAAGGGAAATTCCATAAGCTCCCACCCTTACAGTCACCCATTCACCTGCATCTGGGCTCATCAAGTGGTCTTCCCTTCTGTTCTTATGGATACAGTGTCTCTACCTTTATCTAAGACCAACATCTCTACTTGTGCACTAGTCCTGGCATCACTCCAGCACTCCTCTGCTCTCTCTCCCCCAGcatcagtttttttcttctctactgGATCATTCCCACCAACATACAAATATGCTATAATTTCTCCCATCTTAAGAAGAAAAGTCTTGACCCCTCCCTCTACCTAATgccctatttctctacatccctcTACAGCAAAACTCCTTGAACGAGTTGTTTATAATGTCTCCAATATACCTCTTCACATTCTTTCCTGACCCTACCCCAGTTAGGCTTTCATACCCACTATTCCACTAAAGCTGCTTTTGGCCAAGGTCACCAATGACTCCATATTACTAGATCATTCAGTAATCAATCTCAGTGCTTATTTCAGTTGGCTTGATTCAGCAGCAATTGACACAGTTAATCATTCTCTTTTCCTGGAAAAATTTTCTGCACTTGGCTTCCAGGATACCAaactctcctggttttcctcctcccTCATTCCTTCTTAGCCTCCtttgctagttcctctacatcACCCCCGCTTGTAAAGCTTGGAGTACTCCAGGGTTCAGTCCCTTGACCTCTTCTCTATCTACATTCATTTCCTTAGTGGAAATGTCTCCACCAGTCTCTAACTACTAGTGGCTCCCAAATTTGTATCTCCAGTCTATACCCCTCTTCTGAAATCCATACCGATATATCCAATTGCCACTCTACATCTCCACTTGAAAGTTTAATAAGCCTTTCAAAATTAATATGTCCAAATCCAACTCCTGATCTTCCTCCTAAAACTTGTTCCACCCACAGACATCTACATATTAGAAAATGGCAAGTCCATTCTatcagttgtttaagccaaaacccaTGGAATTATCCTTGATTCCTCTTAGTCTTTCATATACATGCAACCCAACAGCAAATACTCTGGCTTTGCCTTCAAAATAATCAGAATacaaccacttctcaccacccCTACCACTATCATCCTGATCCAAACCACCACCATtctctctcacctggattactgctaaagcctcctaactggtctcccagATTCTATCATGGACTCTTGCCACCTATTCTCAACACAGAAACTAGAGAGATCCTTCTAAAACATAAATAAGttcatatttcttctcttctctaaAATCTCCCAAGGATCCAGTTTCATTAAGAGTAAAAGTCCAGGCCATTAGAATCTCCTAGAAGGCTCTATGAGATCTGGCAGCTGCATTCTCTCTCTGACTTCAACAAGTCCTATTCCCCTTGCTGACTTCAGTCCAGCCACAAGGACCTCCTTGCTGTTCCTAGGACGTGCCAATTATGTTCCGCCTCCGAGTCAAATGCACCTGccatttcctctgcctgaaatgccctTCCACAATAGCTATTTGGCTTGCCATCTACTTCTTTTAGGTTTCTATTAAAGTGTCATCTCAGTGATGGTGTCCCTATCTACCCTATTTAATAAAGCACACCCCATCCcctttcttgtttcatttttctctaaaacATTAACCACCATCtgaaatactatatattttatttatttttttaatttagtaataTTATTTAGTGTTTGTACCCCAATTTAAGAGAAGGCAACATTTCAGCTATGTCTTGGAGGATGAGAAGTTTTCCAGGCAAAGGATGTAAGTTATTTGAGGGGAGGGATTTTTGTCAGCTTTGTTCTCTGCTGTTTCCTAAGTACCTAGAATAGAATCTGGCACATGGTGCATGTTCAAGAAAtaactgttgaatgaattaatctcTGAAATGTGTATAACAATCCTATGGGCATTCACTTATTTTGTGTTATCAAAATATTCAAACCCCAAGGAGTTGCTATTAGCTCCTGCTATCAACCTTTCTCTAATTgtacatattatatttaattacatgagagaaagagaaccaaAGAACATTGCAATGAGTAATTGGGCTGTGGCCATCTGGCCAAGTGCTAAGGCTGGCAATAAGAACAAAGAGGTCTCAAGTTTAAACCCTGAAATGACAGGTATGTTTCATATTAGATCATAAGTTGCTTCTGACATCTTTCCAAATTCACCACATCAGAGAGTCCTTCCTCCTCCTAGGATCTGGGACAGCCATGCAAGCCTATCAGTCACAGGAAGTGTTCAAAGGGGGAGGATGACCGACTTTTGAAATTTAAATCAAAGCTCCaaccttcaaagaaaaaaaaaaaaaaaaaaaaaaactccaaccTTCCAACATGAGTATTTCTTATTGATAAAAGCCATCAAGTCACCTAAAAGATTATATTACTGCAACTCTCTGGAAAAAAACCGAGGCTCAGCAGAAAAGTTAAATTCAAGGCTCTGGATCCAGCCAGTCAAAGACCCCAAGCATGAACTAAGTAGCTTAGGACATAcctctttcaggattttctcgGTCAAAAGAGACTGTTCTATGCAACCCCCTTCCCTAATCTAAGGACACCACTCTTTTCCCatgagacagaaagcaaaataatGTTATAATGGTAGGGTTCCTCTGAGACCAAAATGCTTTGGAGAAGACCCTGGTTCACACCTTGCCTTGGCCCTACCTGCATATGCTCCACTGCATCTGAGGGGAAAGGATCCCCTAAGTGAACAGGAAAATGAAACGCCAACAATCAGCAGAAGAAATGGCAGGGACTTACCAGGCATTCAGCACAACGGACACAAAGCTTCCTCATGCAACCATTTTCCTCCTCTTGGTCAGTGCTGTAGAGAAAGGACAAACCAAGTCGGAATAATCAGGGTCCTCAGAATGTCTGAGCAGTTAAGAGCACAGGTGTTGAAGTCAAACAGGTCTGTTTTCAAATTCTGGCTGGGTGACTCTGGGCAATCTACTTAAACTCCAGGAGCCTGCTTTCTTATCTATAAAGAGCAATTATTACCTCCTACGCTTAAAGGATAGTTGttaggagtaaataaaaaataaaatccacataAAACACCTACCACAGGGCCTGATACACAGTAAGTATCAATAAACAGGCATGAGTCACAATCATTCATTCAGAAATGTACTGAGCACCATGTCTCAGGCTTGGCTGGggataaagagagaaataaatctgGTCCTTTGAAGAGTTCACAATCTAAAAGGGTGACAGACCTGTTAAAACTTAACAGGTACATTATAGTACAATGTAGTCAAGGTTTTAACAGAGGTAAGGTCAAATCACTGCAGCAGCAAAGAGGAAGGAGTGACTAATACTCCCAGAGGCAAAAGGAGGAGATAATTTCAGCTGAGTCTTGGAGGATAACAAAGACTTTTCCAGACAAACAAAAGAGGAGGGAGGGCATTCCAAGTCTAGAGAAAAGCATGTAGGAGTGGGCAGAGGTTCTGTATGAGTTTAGTTTATTTGGAGGGGGAGAGAGTTCACTGTAGCTGGAGTGTGAGGTGAATGAGAAGAAATGGCAGGAAGTAAAGTGAATTAGGGCCAGATCATAAAGGGTCTTATATGTCTTGcttagaaattgaaattttcaCTTTTTGACCAAGAGTTCTCCACTGTTTTTGGACCACAAATTCCTTTGAAAagggcacatgcacacacacagagaaaaagctTCGCAACTTCTCGAGGTAAGACCTTATATAAACAATGAAGAACCAACAGGGTTTTTATGTagatttttgtggttttttttgttttttaagtagaTTTGCTTTTAGGGAAAAAACTGGATTATGCCTGCTCACTGGCAGAGTGATGTTTGATAACTGGCTTTGATAACCACAATCCAATTAACCCCTCCAGAGCACATGTTGACCAAAAATAGATCTTGGTTACTGAAATCATTCTGGCCATCCACAGCtattctccaagcctctctcatCACTTGAGCATTTTCTGTAAGGAGACATCAACCTCGATGCCAAAAACaagaagaaggggaaaagaacTAACTTGTTGGAATTTCCTGTCAGTTTGGAAGAAAAGGCATCTCTACTTCAGAATTTATAGTCAGAACCATGGCATTGTACCATCTGATTTCCAAAACAGGAGATGAGAATCATAATATCAACTCTTTCGCCTCCTCCAAAATGAATATCCACATGTTTCACCTTCAACCTTTCTTCTGGTACTCCTCAGCAAAACAACCTTTCTTGGAAGGTTAGAGCAGACCTAAACTTGGCCTAGAAGAAAGGAAGGCCTGGAAGCAGGCCTCTGGGTGCCATCCACACAGCAGGGCTCTGAAGAGGAAACGGGTTGACTGCCCAGGGCTCTGGCCAGACTTACTCATCTGAAACCTCAATAGATGACTTCTTATAGCCAGACTTGCTCCTCTTCTTCAGCCCCACAGCCTTCCTCCCCATTCTCACCAGAAGCAAGACAACCACCACAGCCGAGGGAATGAAGACAAGGATGGAGAGAAGGGCCATGGAGGACAGCATGGTGCCAAAACCTAGGAGGGGAAAAGGAGAAGGTCAAAGAGAGAGCTGTGCAGAGGTGCTTCGTTCATCAAAGGGCATGAAATGGGTTTTACTTTCACTCTTGTATTCCTTCCgactacaaaaggaaaaaattaactgTGAAAAGGTAGAAAGTACATAAAAGcacaaataagaattaaaaataacccATAATCCTACCACCTAGGGATAACATTTTGGTATCTACCCTTTCAATCTTCTTTCAAGGGGTGTGTGGGCATGGGTTGTATGTGGGGGCGGGGTGTACATTTTTAGAAGTATGGATCATATTGTGCATATCAATTCTAGTCTGCTTTTTCACTTgatatatgataaatattttccaagtcactgaaaatttcttctCAGTgtgatttttaatggctgcatatcATTCTTCCATACTGagtcatttatttaatcaatccTCTAATGCTGGACATTCAAGTTGCTTCCAATTCTTTCAATCTACAAGACACATTATAATGACTATCCttgtatgtaaatatttatacttatctctatttctttaagataaaattttaaatggaattaagGCATCTGATTCatactgccaaactatcttccagaaAAACGTTATCAGTTTTTATTCCTACCAGCAGTATATAAATGTGTCCATGTCTTTGAAACCTgagttactatttttaaaaggaaggaagggaggcagggagggagggaggagggaaggaaggaaggtaggaaggaaggaaggaggagtggGAGGGAACACTTGAGAAATGGTAAGGCATTTATAATAAATCATAATGCAGTCCTGAATCTCTAAGTCTTTGGTTCAAATCCAGCTAAGGACTAGAATGACCATGACCACTCAAGAATCACCAGGGAATAATGTAGGACAAAGGTTAGTCCTTAACCTACTCTCCTTCTGTTTCACTACTAAAAGGAAACTGCTGCTCTTTGCAGCATAAAACAAACATGCTGCTTCCCATTATTAGAAGGAGTATCCTTTCAAGGCCTTGGCAAGGACCCTGTCTCATGAGTGAGGGTTATGACTTTTATTTCATATAGATAACCTGCCTCCAAATATTCAGGAGTTGACCATTCATTCCACAAGATCTATCATCACcagaagttaaaagaaaaaaaaaggagtaatgGGGAAACTATgacaatatttgaagagaaaattcagtttgcaaaataaaggtaaaaaaaatttaTGCTCAAAGGCACATCCGCACAGCAGAAAAATCACTTTGACACAATGCTCCAGTGACCCAACAGACTTACAAACATAGGTAGCTTTGCTTATCATTGACCGCTCCACAGAGCATCACAGTAGCCACAGAACATTGCAGACCTGATGGCCGTTAGCTTACCCCTCTCCACGACTGTTAGCTCTGTCGTGGGAATATTATGATGTACATCTGGGGGATTCTTCACAGCACAGCTGAATGTCCCATTGTCCTTCATGGTAGGGTTGCTTATGCTAATGGATGCATCTCCCTTGTATACATTCCCAACCCAGGAAATCCGGTCTCGGAAAATGCCTGCTGTGGCTGGGTACTGGAAAGACTGATAATGAAAAATCTATGAAAGCAATACCatgagaaaaa
This genomic stretch from Choloepus didactylus isolate mChoDid1 chromosome 6, mChoDid1.pri, whole genome shotgun sequence harbors:
- the MPZL3 gene encoding myelin protein zero-like protein 3, whose protein sequence is MLQSGAAGGRSCSFFPLLGVLFFLGIYTVLSLEIKADAHVRGYVGENIKLKCTFKSTSAITDKLTIDWTYRAPSSRRTESIFHYQSFQYPATAGIFRDRISWVGNVYKGDASISISNPTMKDNGTFSCAVKNPPDVHHNIPTTELTVVERGFGTMLSSMALLSILVFIPSAVVVVLLLVRMGRKAVGLKKRSKSGYKKSSIEVSDDTDQEEENGCMRKLCVRCAECLDSDYEETY